In Xanthomonas sp. SI, the following are encoded in one genomic region:
- a CDS encoding ABC transporter substrate-binding protein, whose translation MTHKLLSAALAAVLAAAAPAIALAQAAPAAAATQQGSASKVVLDNSTRILTTLEQRRAEFKNNNAALKQFIDSEMNKSFDRDYAARLVLGVHGRGASDADVKLFADAMADNLMQRYGTSLLTFEGKPQVRVKSETPLPGGRGAKVSTELLRSGGDPIPVDYLLRNNGGSWKIFDVMVEGVSYVQTFRNQFDTPLRTKSIPQVAADLRNGAMQVAPASNSGK comes from the coding sequence ATGACCCACAAACTGCTTTCCGCCGCGCTCGCCGCCGTCCTGGCCGCCGCCGCACCCGCCATCGCGCTGGCCCAGGCCGCGCCTGCCGCTGCCGCCACCCAGCAGGGTTCGGCCAGCAAGGTCGTGCTCGACAACAGCACCCGCATCCTGACCACGCTGGAACAGCGCCGCGCCGAGTTCAAGAACAACAACGCCGCGCTCAAGCAGTTCATCGACAGCGAGATGAACAAGTCCTTCGACCGCGACTACGCCGCGCGCCTGGTACTCGGCGTGCACGGCCGCGGCGCCTCCGATGCCGACGTCAAGCTGTTCGCCGACGCGATGGCCGACAACCTGATGCAGCGCTACGGCACCTCGCTGCTGACCTTCGAAGGCAAGCCGCAGGTGCGGGTGAAGTCGGAAACCCCGCTGCCGGGCGGCCGCGGCGCCAAGGTCTCCACCGAACTGCTGCGCAGCGGCGGCGACCCGATCCCGGTCGACTACCTGCTGCGCAACAACGGCGGCAGCTGGAAGATCTTCGACGTGATGGTGGAAGGCGTGTCGTACGTGCAGACCTTCCGCAACCAGTTCGACACGCCGCTGCGCACCAAGTCGATCCCGCAGGTCGCGGCCGATCTGCGCAACGGCGCGATGCAAGTGGCACCGGCGAGCAACAGTGGCAAGTGA
- a CDS encoding redoxin domain-containing protein — protein MSQSIYDIPLTTIDGQPASLAAHRGKVLLLVNVASKCGLTKQYEGLEALYREKQADGLDVLGFPANDFKGQEPGSEAEIQQFCQLTYDVTFPMFSKIAVTGEATHPLYGALIEAQPHTEGEGPMREKLVGYGIEPNPAPGVLWNFEKFLVGRNGQVLGRFAPDVTAEDPRLRTAIEAALA, from the coding sequence GTGAGCCAATCGATCTACGACATCCCGTTGACCACCATCGACGGCCAGCCCGCTTCGCTGGCCGCGCATCGCGGCAAGGTGCTGCTGCTCGTCAACGTCGCCTCCAAGTGCGGCCTGACCAAGCAGTACGAAGGGTTGGAAGCGCTGTATCGTGAAAAGCAGGCCGACGGGCTGGACGTGCTTGGTTTCCCGGCCAACGACTTCAAGGGCCAGGAGCCCGGCAGCGAGGCGGAGATCCAGCAGTTCTGCCAGCTCACCTACGACGTGACGTTCCCGATGTTCTCCAAGATCGCGGTCACCGGCGAGGCGACGCATCCGCTGTACGGCGCGCTGATCGAGGCGCAGCCGCACACCGAGGGCGAAGGCCCGATGCGCGAGAAGCTGGTCGGCTATGGCATCGAACCCAATCCGGCACCGGGCGTGCTGTGGAACTTCGAGAAGTTCCTGGTTGGCCGCAACGGCCAGGTGCTGGGCCGCTTCGCCCCGGACGTGACCGCCGAGGACCCGCGCCTGCGCACGGCGATCGAGGCGGCGCTGGCGTAA
- the rmuC gene encoding DNA recombination protein RmuC gives MQTDPHFLILAGLLCAVIVLLLMVLLRRTDHTALEQVLREEQRSGRGELREQLDSLARQQDARSEGFARHLSDLSTRTDQRLDLLREALTEDARRGRVEAGEAQQRVAELLNQRLVEMRSQLDAFGQQQDARMLQFGQQQSELIARIDAHLTGLRETLVEDARKSRVEGAESQQRFADTLGQRLNELIQRNEQRIGEMRATLEERLKELQADNAAKLEQMRGTVDEKLQTTLNTRLDASFKLVSERLEQVQRGLGEMQQLATGVGDLKRVLSNVKNRGGWGEVQLENILEQTLTQEQYARSVRVRPERNEAVDFAVRLPGRGHEDTPVWLPIDAKFPREDYERLLDAQEQGDADQVLAMGAQLERAIRVQAKSISDKYIAPPHTTDFAVMFLPTEGLYAETLRRPGLADLLQREHRIVIAGPTTVTALLNSLQMGFRTLAIEKRSSEVWGVLAAVKSEFGKFAGILERAEKQIGTVGKSLGDASRKTRTIERRLRGVETLADAQFTPLLDLELPIADADADEDPARDEQE, from the coding sequence ATGCAAACCGATCCCCATTTCCTGATCCTGGCCGGCCTGCTGTGCGCCGTCATCGTGCTGCTGCTGATGGTGCTGCTGCGCCGGACCGACCACACGGCGCTGGAGCAGGTCCTGCGCGAAGAACAGCGCAGCGGCCGCGGCGAACTGCGCGAGCAGCTCGACAGCCTGGCGCGGCAGCAGGACGCGCGCAGCGAAGGCTTCGCCCGCCATCTCTCCGACCTGTCCACCCGCACCGACCAGCGCCTGGACCTGCTGCGCGAAGCGTTGACCGAGGACGCGAGGCGCGGCCGGGTCGAGGCCGGCGAGGCGCAGCAACGCGTCGCCGAACTGCTCAACCAGCGCCTGGTCGAAATGCGCAGCCAGCTCGACGCGTTCGGCCAGCAGCAGGATGCGCGCATGCTGCAGTTCGGCCAGCAGCAGAGCGAGCTGATCGCGCGCATCGACGCGCACCTGACCGGGCTGCGCGAGACCCTGGTCGAAGACGCGCGCAAGAGTCGCGTGGAAGGCGCCGAGTCGCAGCAACGCTTCGCCGACACGCTCGGCCAGCGCCTCAACGAACTGATCCAGCGCAACGAGCAGCGCATCGGCGAGATGCGCGCCACCCTGGAAGAGCGCTTGAAGGAACTGCAGGCCGACAACGCGGCCAAGCTCGAACAGATGCGCGGCACCGTCGACGAGAAGTTGCAGACCACCCTCAACACGCGCCTGGACGCCTCGTTCAAGCTGGTCTCCGAGCGGCTCGAGCAGGTCCAGCGCGGGCTGGGCGAGATGCAGCAGCTGGCCACCGGCGTCGGCGATCTCAAGCGCGTGCTGAGCAACGTCAAGAACCGCGGCGGCTGGGGCGAAGTGCAGCTGGAGAACATCCTGGAGCAGACCTTGACCCAGGAGCAGTACGCGCGCAGCGTGCGCGTGCGCCCTGAGCGCAACGAGGCGGTCGACTTCGCGGTGCGCCTGCCCGGCCGCGGCCACGAGGACACGCCGGTGTGGTTGCCGATCGATGCCAAGTTCCCACGCGAGGACTACGAGCGGCTGCTCGATGCGCAGGAACAGGGCGATGCGGACCAGGTGCTGGCGATGGGCGCGCAGCTGGAGCGCGCGATCCGGGTGCAGGCCAAGTCGATCAGCGACAAGTACATCGCGCCACCGCACACCACCGATTTCGCGGTGATGTTCCTGCCCACCGAAGGCCTGTACGCCGAGACGCTGCGCCGGCCGGGCCTGGCCGACCTGCTGCAGCGCGAGCACCGCATCGTCATCGCCGGCCCCACTACCGTCACCGCGCTGCTCAACAGCCTGCAGATGGGCTTCCGCACGCTGGCGATCGAAAAGCGCTCCAGCGAAGTGTGGGGCGTGCTGGCCGCGGTCAAGAGCGAGTTCGGCAAGTTCGCCGGCATTCTGGAAAGGGCCGAGAAGCAGATCGGCACCGTCGGCAAGAGCCTGGGCGATGCCAGCCGCAAGACCCGCACCATCGAGCGCCGCCTGCGCGGGGTGGAGACGCTGGCCGATGCGCAGTTCACCCCGCTGCTCGATCTCGAGTTGCCCATCGCCGATGCCGACGCGGACGAAGATCCGGCACGCGACGAGCAGGAATAG
- a CDS encoding STAS domain-containing protein — MASEPRLRRDGDTLALSGVLDRAAATALWPAALPLLAGARALDLREVAQVDSAGLALLAELAARLRAQGQAEVAIHGAPAGLTELSAAYRLAPTLDFQSPLAAS; from the coding sequence GTGGCAAGTGAGCCACGCCTGCGTCGCGACGGCGACACGCTCGCGCTGAGCGGCGTGCTCGACCGTGCCGCGGCCACCGCGCTGTGGCCGGCGGCGTTGCCGCTGCTGGCCGGCGCGCGGGCGCTGGATCTGCGCGAGGTGGCGCAGGTGGACAGCGCCGGCCTGGCGCTGCTCGCCGAACTGGCCGCACGCCTACGTGCGCAGGGCCAGGCCGAGGTCGCCATCCATGGCGCCCCGGCCGGCCTGACCGAATTGAGCGCCGCCTACCGGCTGGCGCCGACCCTGGATTTCCAATCTCCCCTGGCGGCGAGCTGA
- a CDS encoding VacJ family lipoprotein: MNVLRILTSLALAAALGACAGAPKRPPPPPAATTVQATPADTAVADSGAMDAAPAADAQAAVQAPVAGDAMAAPASVPPTGGAATAAEDDYAALYGGDPYNPVADPTLPAGVAVPQSYDPWEKFNRKVHKFNNVVDRTVARPLARAYVNVVPRPVRLGVTNFFDNLSSPLTMVNQLLQGRPLQAGQTLGRFVMNSTLGIGGIFDPASDAKLPRRSEDFGQTLGAWGWRRSRYVELPLFGPRTVRDVFGLAGDAPLSPLRQIGEDTVRIGLQGLQLVDTRAQLLSLDSMRDNAPDEYQLTRDAWMQRRTYQIEGDLHSHNKRQDNDLPDYLREEETNPTVPVDAMPIPEWRGGSR, encoded by the coding sequence ATGAACGTGCTGCGTATCCTCACTTCCCTGGCCCTGGCCGCCGCCCTGGGCGCCTGTGCCGGCGCCCCCAAGCGCCCCCCGCCGCCGCCGGCCGCGACCACGGTGCAGGCGACGCCTGCTGACACCGCCGTTGCCGATAGCGGTGCCATGGACGCGGCACCAGCGGCCGATGCGCAGGCCGCCGTGCAGGCCCCCGTCGCCGGCGACGCGATGGCCGCACCGGCGAGCGTGCCGCCGACCGGTGGCGCGGCGACCGCCGCCGAAGACGACTACGCCGCGCTGTACGGCGGCGACCCGTACAACCCGGTCGCCGATCCGACCCTGCCGGCCGGCGTCGCCGTGCCGCAGAGTTACGATCCGTGGGAGAAGTTCAACCGCAAGGTGCACAAGTTCAACAACGTGGTCGACCGCACCGTGGCGCGGCCGCTGGCGCGCGCCTACGTCAACGTGGTGCCGCGGCCGGTGCGACTGGGCGTGACCAACTTCTTCGACAACCTCAGCTCGCCGCTGACCATGGTCAACCAGTTGCTGCAGGGCCGTCCGCTGCAGGCCGGGCAGACGTTGGGCCGGTTCGTGATGAACAGTACGCTGGGCATCGGCGGCATCTTCGACCCGGCCAGCGACGCCAAGCTGCCGCGGCGCAGCGAGGACTTCGGCCAGACCCTGGGCGCCTGGGGCTGGCGCCGTTCGCGCTACGTGGAGCTGCCGCTGTTCGGGCCGCGCACGGTACGCGACGTGTTCGGCCTGGCCGGCGACGCGCCGCTGTCGCCGCTACGGCAGATCGGAGAGGACACGGTGCGCATCGGCCTGCAGGGCCTGCAACTGGTGGATACGCGTGCGCAGTTGCTGTCGCTGGACAGCATGCGCGACAACGCGCCGGACGAGTACCAGCTGACCCGCGACGCGTGGATGCAGCGCCGCACTTACCAGATCGAAGGCGACCTGCACAGCCACAACAAGCGCCAGGACAACGATCTGCCCGACTATCTGCGCGAGGAAGAGACCAATCCGACCGTGCCGGTGGACGCGATGCCGATCCCGGAGTGGCGCGGCGGCAGCCGCTGA